The genome window ACATTGGAAGACTCCAGGAAGCCTTGTATCAAGCTGCTTGCATCTCCCAAATCGGCATCAGCCACCGGTTCGCNNNNNNNNNNCCCTGACGGTTCTGAAACTTCACCAAACCGATCTTCTGTCCAAGAGAAACGGTTGCACCTGTTTCATCCTGATAGCTCAATTCTCCTTCGCTGGAAACATTTAATTTGGATATATCCACATCAAAAATAATTTCATTACCGGTATCATCCAGCACAGGATAGCCGTCTGAGGTAGTAAGTTTTTTCCCTGCATCCGATATGCTGGCCTTGAAGCTGCCGTCACGGGTATAAACCGTATTCCCGTTAGGTCCTGCCACCATGAAAAAGCCATCTCCGTCAATAGCAAAATCCAGGGGGTTTTCAGT of Spirochaetota bacterium contains these proteins:
- the flgG gene encoding flagellar basal body rod protein FlgG (makes up the distal portion of the flagellar basal body rod; Bradyrhizobium has one thick flagellum and several thin flagella; the Bradyrhizobium protein in this cluster is associated with the thick flagella), whose translation is TENPLDFAIDGDGFFMVAGPNGNTVYTRDGSFKASISDAGKKLTTSDGYPVLDDTGNEIIFDVDISKLNVSSEGELSYQDETGATVSLGQKIGLVKFQNRQG